In Bacteroidales bacterium, the sequence TATCAGCTGATGGAGAATTTTATGGGTATCAGAAAGCAGATGCAGGTTTTGTTCGGCAAGGTACTCGTGCAGAAGTTCCGCAAGGTCGGATAAGATGGCCCATACGTAAAAATTCCGTGTAAGCGTTTGAATGGTATAAAGTTCCCTCAGGGTTTCGATGCTTTGTTCAAGCAGCTGCAGCATGCCGGCATCCATGGCCTGCCTGATCAGATCTTTCTTTTCCGAGGTTTTTGAAAACCATTTTGTTTCGTCAGTGCGGGCAGATAGGAGAGTATCGGAGGGTTCCGCTATCGTTCCTGCGGCCAGTCGTTCAAAGTAGGCCATTACCGACCGTGATTTTCCGGCGAAATCATTCACGTTCAGACCAAACCGGCCGGCAATCTCACATGCCCGTTTGCCTGTTGCGATCAGGTTTTCTTTCAGCTTTTTTTCTTTTCCAAACAGCAAGCCCTGCCATTGTTCGCGCTGTTCGTCAGAAAAGCTCTGCTGTGCCGGCGCCAGCGCTCCGGGATACGATTCCCGGAGGATCTCTTTGCCCAGCAGGCTGACTTCATTGTGTACATTCCAGGAGCTTCCCTGCCGGATGCGGTCGAGCGTATAATTCACCAGCCAGTCCTGCAGAAAGGGATGTTCGTTCAGGTGAAAAAACAACTGATCGATGGTTTCTTCCAGAACCATTTTATCATCGAGGATAAGCTCCCTGTAGAAAGGTATTCCTGCCTCCCGTGCAAAGCTTTTAAGGATCCGCTGAAAAAAACTGTCGATGGTGGTTACGGTAAAACGGCTGAAATTATGGAGCAGGATGCGGAGAATGCGCGATGCTTTTTCTTTCATCTCACCGGGTGGCACTATGCCATCGTCAATCAGTCGCCGGGCAAGGCTTGTGCTCTCTCCGGCGGCCATCTGGCGAAGTTCTTCGAGAATCCGGTTCCTCATCTCTTCCGTGGCCTTGTTGGTAAAGGTTACTGCCAGAACGTGCCGGTAATCATCCGGCCTTGAAAAAAGAATCCGGAGGTATTCGTAAGTGAGTTGCCAGGTTTTTCCTGAACCGGCCGAGGCTTTGTAAATGATAATTTCTGACATGACGTTTGCTGGATGAATGGATAAAATTAAACGAATTCCCTTCAACATGCTCCTGACTTTTTTCCACAATCTTTATGTATTTTTACCCGATGGCCTGTGATCAGCCTTTTTTCTGTGTTCAGTCAGCAAAAAAACGCTGTGCAATGAGGATGGGAATTTTGATGATTTGCCTTGTGTTTCCGGCATTCCGGACTGTTTCCGTTCTGGCAGGGACTGTAAGGCCTGATTCCCTTTCTTCTGCGCACAGAAGAATGGTTCCGCCTCCCGATACGGTCTTTCTGGTTCCCGATTCATTGAGGAAACAAAAAGCCGATTTGTTTTTTCAAAAACTCGAGGAGAAAGCCGCCCGGCTATACTGGGCTAAAGTCATCCACAACATTGTGGTGATTCCCTCCAACCGGAAGCCTTTGCGTGATACCCTGCAGACGGAGCAGGGCATTCTTGCCTACCAGGAATATGAAGGAAGAATTGTGCGGAACATTCAGTTCAAAAAGCTTGAAATCTTTGGCCCGACGGTTACGGATACTTCTGCTGTACCGCAAAACTGGATTGAACGCGGAATAAACCGCATGCACTTTTATACTTCCGACCGGGTTCTGATGAATCACATGCTGATACAGCCAGGAGCCGAAGTGAAAGCCGATGTGATTGCCGATAATGAGCGGTTACTGCGTGAAATTCCGTCGGTTGAAGATGCGCGTATTTACCTCAGGCCGGTTGGAACCGACAGCGTGGATGTTTTCGTGGTAACCAAAGATGTACTTGCTAAAGCTTTTTCGCTTGAATTGAGTGATGCACAGAAAGGAAAACTGCGGGTGTGGGACCAGAATTTTCTGGGCACCGGATACGAGCTGGATCACATTCTGTGCTGGGATCCGGACCATGCGCCTGTGGTAGGATATGAAGGACTGCTGAGAGTGAAAAATATTATGGGATCCTTTGCTGATGCCCGGCTGAACTATGTGACCGGTTATCGCGAGAACCTCTGGAACCTGAATATAAGCCGCGATTTTTATACGTCCGGTGTACGGTATGCCGGAGGTATGGAATGGACGCAGGGAAGCATTCTGCAAACAGCGTGGATTCATGACTCCCTTGTCTGGCCGGTTCCCATTGGGCGCAAAACCTATTCAATGTGGGCAGGCAGGGCTTTCCCCGTGCAAACCCAGAACTGGTTCACACGAAACAGGAACAACATCGTCCTTGCAGGAAGCCTCAGCAGGGATGCATTCTATGAGCGTCCCGATGAGGTGGCTCCCAATGTGCTCTATCCATACCAGAACAAAACGCTTCTGATGGGTTCCCTTTCCTTTTCAGCCCAGGATTTTTACCGGACCAACCTGGTGTACAGCTTCGGCCGGACAGAAGATATTCCTTTTGGTTCCCTGCTCAATATTCTGGGCGGAGTGGAATGGAATGAGTATTATACCCGGCTCTATTCAGGTTTTTCCTTTTCAAAAGGTTATTATGTGGGCCGCCTGGCTTATGTATATACAAAACTGGAACTGGGCGGCTTTCTGCATCAGGGCCAGCTCGAGCAGGGCATATTCCGTTACGATATCAACGCCTTTACCAACCTGATCGTTTTTAACTGCTTTTATTTCAGGCATTTCTTCAAACTGAACTACACCCTTGGCATCAACCGGTTTGATGATGAATTCCTTTACATCAGGGAACCCGAAGGCCTGACGGGTTTCGACAACCGCCTCGTCCGGGGTAAGAAACGGCTGATGCTGAAAGGAGAATCGGTTTTGTTTACCCCCTGGTACGTGCTGGGTTTTCGTCCTGCTTTCTATGGTTTCCTCGATGCCGGATGGATTGGGGACGAAGCACAGTTCGTTCTGTATGATCCCTTTTATGCAGGAACCGGTTTCGGCAT encodes:
- a CDS encoding UvrD-helicase domain-containing protein, which encodes MSEIIIYKASAGSGKTWQLTYEYLRILFSRPDDYRHVLAVTFTNKATEEMRNRILEELRQMAAGESTSLARRLIDDGIVPPGEMKEKASRILRILLHNFSRFTVTTIDSFFQRILKSFAREAGIPFYRELILDDKMVLEETIDQLFFHLNEHPFLQDWLVNYTLDRIRQGSSWNVHNEVSLLGKEILRESYPGALAPAQQSFSDEQREQWQGLLFGKEKKLKENLIATGKRACEIAGRFGLNVNDFAGKSRSVMAYFERLAAGTIAEPSDTLLSARTDETKWFSKTSEKKDLIRQAMDAGMLQLLEQSIETLRELYTIQTLTRNFYVWAILSDLAELLHEYLAEQNLHLLSDTHKILHQLI